The DNA sequence ACGGTCCGCACCGCAGCAGACGCCACACCGCGAGCCACGTCCCGTACCACGCGCCGTGCACTCGAACCGCCTCGACAGCGTAGTTGCTGCAGGTGGGTTCGAACCTGCAGCTCGGCGGGGTCAGCGGCGAGATGCCCTTCTGATAGAAGTCGAGCAACCACAGCAGTATCCGGGCGACGGGGCCCTGTCGGCTCTCGGTCATCGCCCTGCCTCCCGGGCCCGCGACACGGCGGAGGTGAGACCGGTCCGCATGTCGCGGAGTAGATCGGCGTGGGAGGCCGAGGCGGCAGCCGGATTGGCCCGGACCACAACCAGGAGATCGGAATCGAGCCCGGGGAGGACTTCCGATGCGATGTGACGAAGCCGCCGGCTGACACGGTGGCGGGTCACCGAGTCCCCGACGGCTTTACTGACGACCAGGCCGAAACGAGGTCCGCCCACGCGGACATCGGAGGAGTCCACGTGGGCGTGTACGACCATGGTCCGGCGGCCCTTCCTGGCACCCCTTCGCACCACCGCCGCGAAATCAGCGGACCGGTGGAGCCGATGGGTCCTGGGAAGCACACGCCACCCCGACCCGGATCAGGCCGTCAACGAGGCGCGGCCCTTGCGGCGACGGGCGCCGACGATGCCGCGGCCGGCGCGGGTGCGCATCCGGAGCCGGAATCCGTGCACCTTGGCACGACGACGATTGTTCGGCTGGAAAGTCCGCTTGCCCTTGGCCATGGCTGGCTCCTCACGTGAAGTAGGCGCCTCGTGTGCGCCCGATCCGGTTCCTGATGACGTCGAAACACCGCTGTCGGGCGGTACCGCGACGCGACGCGCGCCCCTCAGGCGCGCGACAGACCGTTCAAGATTACGCGCATGACGGCGTGCCCACCAAACCGCTCGAAACCACAGGCACCATCCGTACCATCTCGCTGGCCACCGCAAC is a window from the Dietzia sp. JS16-p6b genome containing:
- the yidD gene encoding membrane protein insertion efficiency factor YidD, with the protein product MTESRQGPVARILLWLLDFYQKGISPLTPPSCRFEPTCSNYAVEAVRVHGAWYGTWLAVWRLLRCGPWTPGGWDPVPEPRAPDHSGGHQHPDNPERS
- the rnpA gene encoding ribonuclease P protein component, which translates into the protein MLPRTHRLHRSADFAAVVRRGARKGRRTMVVHAHVDSSDVRVGGPRFGLVVSKAVGDSVTRHRVSRRLRHIASEVLPGLDSDLLVVVRANPAAASASHADLLRDMRTGLTSAVSRAREAGR
- the rpmH gene encoding 50S ribosomal protein L34 — translated: MAKGKRTFQPNNRRRAKVHGFRLRMRTRAGRGIVGARRRKGRASLTA